CCGTCAGCGATTTCCATTCCGGAATTGGGGCAGATTTGGCCGGGGCATCGAATATGTGGACCTCACACCATTCAATGCCACCGGGTTGACCGAGTAGATCAACATTTCTGCTTTCAGGCGGGCAGCTGAAGAAATTTTTGATCTAGAACATTCCTGCAATGTCTCAATTGCGGGAAATGTATCACCATTGAAACAGCGCGTTTTCCTGTCATCCACACTCATGCATGACGGCAGGCCAGCGCACGAATGGATTAGGGAGCACCGATTCCAATGAAATTCTTCGTCGACACCGCAGATACCAACGATATCCGTGAACTGGCCGCTACCGGCCTGATCGATGGTGTCACCACAAACCCGTCTCTCATCGTGAAATCCGGTCGTGATTTCAAGGAAGTCATTGCAGAGATCTGCGAAATCACCGAAGGCCCCGTTTCCGCAGAAGTCACTGCGCTCGAAACCGAAGCCATGCTCGCCGAAGCAGCCGAACTGCTCAAAATCGCAAAGAATGTCTGCATCAAGCTGCCGCTGACCATTGATGGCCTCAAAGCCTGCAAGGCTCTGACCGATCAGGGTCACAAGGTCAACGTCACCCTCTGCTTCTCCGCCAACCAGGCGCTGCTGGCAGCAAAAGCTGGCGCAACCTACATCTCCCCGTTCATCGGCCGTCTTGACGACCTGAACATCGACGGCATGGAGCTAATCGAAGACATCCGCACCATCTATGACAACTACGGCTTCGAAACCCAGGTTCTGGCTGCCTCCATCCGCAGCGCCAACCATGTGAAAGAATGCGCGCTGGCCGGTGCCGATGTGGCAACCATCCCGCCGTCCGTCATCAAGGGTCTGGCCAAACACGTCCTCACCGACAAAGGCCTCGAAACCTTCCTCGCTGACTGGGCAAAAACCGGTCAGAAAATCATCTAATAGATGATCTTGGATCAGCGCCCGGACGACGGGTGCCAAAGAATGATCTTAAAAATAGGTTAATCCTTATCCCCGATGCTTGGCGACAGGCACCGGGGATTTTGATTCGCCCCTGACCTGCGATGCAAGCAAGGACGACAGGAGACATCGATGGCCCGCGCGAGCCAACAAGCCATTGGGAACCAGGCGCCTCTGGTGATTGCGACGACGTCCTTGAGAAAGGCGCAGGAATCGTGGCTCGCAGGTCTTGCCAATGAACGACGCCTGTCCGAAGCGACCCTCACGGCCTATGACCGGGATCTCGACCAGTTTTTCTCCTTCCTCACAGAACACATGGGCGAACCCGCCGACCTTTCGCATTTCCCCTCGCTCCGACCCGCTGACGTGCGTTCCTACATGGCTCGCCGCCGACAGAGCGGCATATCCTCGCGCTCATTAGCGCGCAGCCTTGCTGGCATCCGCTCCTTCGTGCGTTACCTGGAAGATCGCGGAGAGGCCACCACCGCCCCCTTCAATGCAGTGCAGGCCCCCAAATATTCCCGCTCCCTACCCAAGCCACTGACCATCGAGAAAGCCCAGCGCCTCGTGAACCCGTCCGAATCTCTGGCCTCCGAACCTTGGGTCAGCGCCCGCGACAGTGCGGTCTTTCTCCTTCTCTATGCCGTCGGGCTTCGCATTTCCGAGGCCCTCGCCCTGACGCTCAGAACGGCCCCCCTGCCCGGCCAGAACGCCATGACCGTCACCGGCAAGGGCAACAAGCAGCGCCGCCTCCCCGTGCTCCCTGTCGTTCAGACGGCGCTCGCCGACTATATCGAACGCTGCCCGTTTGAACTCGAGCCCGATGAACCGATGTTTCGCGGCGTGCGCGGAGGCCCCCTGAGCCCGCGCGTGGTGCAAAAGACCATCGAGACCCTGCGCGGCGCCCTTGGCCTGCCCGACAGCGCCACCCCGCACGGTCTCCGGCACTCCTTTGCCACCCATCTTCTGGCCAACGGCGGGGACCTCAGAACCATTCAGGAGCTGCTCGGCCACGCCAGCCTGTCCACGACACAGAGCTACACCGAGGTTGAAATGTCGGAGCTCATGTCGATCTACCAAAAGGCCCATCCGCGTTCGTGAGTCCAATTTTTCGGCAGAAATCAACGCAAAATCGCGTGATTGGCTCAAAATATTAGACATTGCTTAACGAGCACGTAACGTATTTCTGTTAAGACTTGGATTATCCATTGAGAACATGGTGGTTAACGCCTGCATGCCGCTGCGATTAACCAATATTCGGAGGAATGGATATGAA
This region of uncultured Cohaesibacter sp. genomic DNA includes:
- the fsa gene encoding fructose-6-phosphate aldolase, which gives rise to MKFFVDTADTNDIRELAATGLIDGVTTNPSLIVKSGRDFKEVIAEICEITEGPVSAEVTALETEAMLAEAAELLKIAKNVCIKLPLTIDGLKACKALTDQGHKVNVTLCFSANQALLAAKAGATYISPFIGRLDDLNIDGMELIEDIRTIYDNYGFETQVLAASIRSANHVKECALAGADVATIPPSVIKGLAKHVLTDKGLETFLADWAKTGQKII
- a CDS encoding tyrosine recombinase XerC, encoding MARASQQAIGNQAPLVIATTSLRKAQESWLAGLANERRLSEATLTAYDRDLDQFFSFLTEHMGEPADLSHFPSLRPADVRSYMARRRQSGISSRSLARSLAGIRSFVRYLEDRGEATTAPFNAVQAPKYSRSLPKPLTIEKAQRLVNPSESLASEPWVSARDSAVFLLLYAVGLRISEALALTLRTAPLPGQNAMTVTGKGNKQRRLPVLPVVQTALADYIERCPFELEPDEPMFRGVRGGPLSPRVVQKTIETLRGALGLPDSATPHGLRHSFATHLLANGGDLRTIQELLGHASLSTTQSYTEVEMSELMSIYQKAHPRS